The Candidatus Eremiobacteraceae bacterium region GATGGCGGCGCAATCGACGACGCCGTCGATATCAGCGACGCCATATCGGGCGCGGGCGTTCCTACGATCGCGTACGTGACGAGCCGCGCGTGGTCCGCCGGTGCGTTCATCGCGTTGTCCTGCGACAAGATCTACATGCAGCAAGGCTCCAGCATGGGCGCGGCGCTGCCGATCACCATCGGACCGAACGGCGAATCCCCGGTCGATGAGAAGTTCATCGCCGCATTCCGCTCCAAGGTCGAAGGCGTCGCCATAGCCCATCATCGAGACAAGACGATCGCCGGAGCGTTCGTGGATCCGAACATCGTCGTGCCGGGCATCAATCACAAAGGTCAAGTCGTTTCGCTGAATCCATCGCAAGCGAAGCAGCACGGCATGGCGGACGGAATCGTCGGCAGTCTCGACGCCGCGCTGGCGGACGCCGGTTTTTCGGGCGCGCATCTTGTCGTGTTCGCGCCGAACTGGGGCGAAGGGATCGCGCAGTTCGTGACCGATCCTCGCGTTTCAGGACTGCTGCTGACGATCGGGTTCCTCGGTATATTGATCGAACTTCAGACGCAGCATCTGATCGCCGGGCTCGTCGGCTTCCTCGCACTCGCTTTGTTCTTCGGCGCGCACATCGTGGCGGGAACGTCTAACTTCGTGATCCTCGCGCTGTTCGGCCTCGGCATCATCGGCCTGCTCTTCGAACTGCACGTGCTGCCCGGCCACGGCATTTCCGGAATCGTCGGCAGTATGCTGATCTTGGGCAGTATCGTGCTCGCCTTCGGCAGCGGCGTCTGGATCCTCGGCGCCGAGACGACCGCGATCGCGTTGATCGTCTCGATCGCGATCTTCATCTTGCTCTTACGCTGGCTGCCCGAGAGCGCGTTCGGGCGCCGCTTGGCCTTCGCCGGCGTGCAGGCGCCGTCGGCAGGCTACGTCGCGGCGCACGAACTGATCGAGCTCGTCGGTCGCGAAGGCGTCGCGGAGTCGATGCTGCGCCCCGCGGGTGTGGCGTCAGTGGGCGGCGTTCGCTATCAAGTGCAGACCGAAGGCGATTTCATCCCGCCGCAGACAAAGGTCGTCGTCTATCGCGTGCAAGGCGCCACTATCGTCGTCAAGCGCGCGCAAAGCCAGCGCTAGGAGTCGTCACAATCGTATGAGCTATCTCGCAATCCTCGCCGCGATCGTCATCTTCATCCTCTTCATGATGTTCCTTTACTACTTCCCGTTCGGACTGTGGATGAGCGCGCGCTTCGCCGGCGTGCCGCTCGGCATCTTCAGCCTCGTGCGGATGCGGTTCATGCGCGTGCCGCCCGCGGTGATCGTCCAGAACTTGATCACGGCAGTCAAGGCGGGCGTTCCCGTGAGCACCGACTTGCTGATCGCGCACTATCTCGCCGGCGGACACGTCGATGTCGTCGTGCAGAGCCTCATCGCCGCACAGCGCGCGCAAGTGCCCCTCGACTGGGGTCAGGCGGCGGCCATCGACCTTGCCGGTCGAAACCCGCAAGAAGCGCTCGCGGCGTACGTGACGCCGAAGGTCATCGAGACGCCCATCTTCCAAGGCGTGGCAAAAGACGGCATCCAGCTCAACGTCAAAGCGCGTATCACCGTGCGCACGAAAGTCGAACGCATCGTCGGCGGCGCCGGCGAAGCGACGATCGTGGCTCGCGTCGGCGAAGGCGTCGTCGCCGCGGTCGGATCGAGCTTGGACTATAAGGAAGTGCTGGAGAATCCGGACCATATCAGCAAAACCGTGCTTTCCAAGGGGCTCGATGCCGGAACGGGATTCGAGATCGTCTCGATCGACATCGCGGACGTGGATGTCGGGCGCAACGTCGGCGCCGATCTCCAGACCGCACAGGCCGAGGCGGATCGCCGCGTCGCTCAAGCAAAGGCTGCAGAGCGCCAGTATGCGGCGCTCGCGCAAGAACAAGAGATGAAGGCCCAGACGCAGGCGATGCGCGCGAAAGTCGTCGAGGCAGAAGCGCTCGTCCCGACTGCGATGGCGGAGGCGTTCCGAGCCGGCAACCTCGGCGTGATGGACTACTATCGCATGAAGAACGTCCTTGCCGACACCGAAATGCGGCAGACCATCGCCGGCCAGCCGAGCGGCGGTCAGCCGAGCGGCGGCGGTCCGGCATCGCCGCCGGCCGGTCCGTCGACGTCATAGCGGATTAGCAGATGTCCGAACTCTTCATCATCGTCGTCATCGCGATCTGGATATTCGGCGCCGTCAGTTCGATCCGCAAAGCGATCGCGCGCAGCCAAGCGCAGGCGCAAGCCGGTGGTCCGCTAGCTGCACAGGCTTCACAATATCCGAGCGGGATACGTCCGACGCCCGCGCAGCGCGCACAGGCGATGCAGAGCGCCATTCGCGTCCTCCGTGCGGCATCGTCTCAGCCGGCGGCCCAACCGGCGCCGGTGCCGGCAACGGCCCAGCCGGCGCCGCGCTACATAGCGCCGGCGGCGGATGCTCCGATGAGCATGCTCACCAACATGGTCGCTCCGAACATGCCGGCGTTCGACGCGATGACGCTCGACGCCGGGGTTTCGACATCGCCCGCATATAATTCGGCGAATCCGGCAGCGCTCAACATCGCGCAGATCATGGGCCTGCCCAACGGTCAGAACTTTGCGACGCTGTCTATCGTCGCCGCGGCTGTGATCGGGCCACCGGTGGGTTTGCGGGCTGGCGCGAGTCTCGCCGCAGACTGGTGAAAGCGAAGGCGACCGCGTTGGCCCAAGCGGAAGCTCGGATGCGCGTCTCGATCGGCGGCTTAGACGACCGCATTCGGCTCTTCGGGCAGCTCGATGCGAATCTCGACGCGCTCGAGCACGCCACGGGCGCGCAGCTGCACGTTCAAGGCGACGAAATAGTCCTGACGGGCGAGCGTTCGGCGGTCGGCGCGGCATCGTCCGCATTGCGGCGCATGCTCGCCTCCGCATCGTCGGGCCGCGAACTGACCGTGGAAGACGTCGGACACGCGCTCGCCGGCGAACAATCCGAGGCCGCTTCCATCGCCGAGCCGCTGACAGTCACGCGCAAAGGCCGACCCGTCCGTCCGCGGAGTGCCGGTCAGCGCGATTTCGTCGGCGCCGTAGCAAAGCACACGCTGACGTTTGGGATCGGGCCGGCGGGAACGGGAAAGACGTTCCTCGCGGTTGTCTTGGCGCTCGAGGCGCTGCGCGCGGGAAAGGTCCAGCGCATCATCCTTTCACGGCCGGCCGTCGAGGCTGGCGAAAACCTCGGGTTTCTGCCGGGCGATCTTCAGGAAAAAGTCGATCCGTATCTGCGCCCGCTCTTCGATGCCTTGGCCGAAGTCATGGATCCGCAAGCGGTGCAGCGAGCGGTCGAACGAGGCCAGGTCGAGGTCGCGCCGCTCGCCTACATGCGCGGCCGAACGCTGAGCGACTCGTTCATCGTCTTAGACGAGGCCCAGAACACGTCCGATGAGCAGATGCAGATGTTCCTCACCCGCATCGGCAGCGGCTCGCGCATGGTCGTCTGCGGCGACGACACGCAGATCGATCTTCCGAACCCGAGCTCGTCCGGGCTGCTGCACGCCGAGGAGCTGTTCACCGACGCCCCGGACATCGCTGTCGTCCGCCTTACGGAGGCTGACGTCGTCCGACATCCGCTGATCCGCACCATCATCGCGCGTTATGCCCGACGCCTCCGTTGACGGTCCGCGCGTGTTCTTGCGCGGCGCGGGAAACAGGCGCCTCCTCTCTGCGGCGTTTCTCCGGCGCGCCGTGCTTGCGACCCTCGCGAAGGCTGCGCCGGCGGTGGTGGGGGACATCACCGTCGTGCTGACAGGCGACCGGAAGATCCGTGAACTCAACCGGACATTTCGCGGCATCGATCGCGCGACGGACGTCCTTTCGTTTGACATCGGCGATGGGCTGAAACGCGGCGAACCGTTCGGCGACGTGGTGATCTCCATCGAGACAGCCCGGCGCCAAGCGCGCGAATACGATGCCACGTTGCGCACGGAGGTGGCGCGCCTGCTCGTGCACGGCACGCTGCATCTTTGCGGCTACGATCACCAGGTACCGCGCGAGGCCGCGCGCATGCACGGCTTGACGCGCCGCCTCCTGCATACGTTGACGAGCACGTGAACGCGTTGCGCTCGTTCGCCCATGCCGTTGCCGATGCGTTGGATGGCATCTATCAGACGCTGATCGAGCAATCGAACTTCCGAATTCAGATCGTCCTGACCATCTTGGTCGTCATCGGTGCTATCGTGTTGCGCTTCGATCTCGTGAAGTGGGCGGTCATCGTGCTTGCGTGCGGCGCAGTGCTCACCGCGGAACTGTTCAACACGGGACTCGAGCACGGCATCGACCTGTTCCAACCCGGCAATCACCCACTGGCGCGGTCGGCGAAGCACGCCGGCGCCGGCGCCGTGCTCATGATCGCCATCGCCGCGGCAGCGGCGGTCACCCTCGCATACAGTGCGGCACTTTTGGGCAAGTAAAGGGTGCGGCAGCAGCGAATACATGGGACGCCCGAGGAGATATGACGGAAACATCCGGCAGTAGACGGTCCAGCGCGAGGCTGGACGAAGTCACGGCGTGACAGATCCCAGGTTGCCGGCGCTCGTCGGCATTATCGTGCTCATCCTCATCGCAGGTTTTTTTGCGGCGTCTGAAGCGGCGCTGCTCGCTTTGAGCCGCTTGCGCATTCTGCAACGTGCTCAGGGCTCGGCGACCGACGATCTGATGCGCATGCACGATGAGCGCGATCTCTACCTCACCACGATCCTCGTCGGAAACATCATCGTGCTGCTGGCGGCGGATTCGCTCGCCACGTGGCTCGCGATCGCGATCGGCATCTCGCGCCCGATCTTTTGGGCGACGGCAGGCATGACGCTCGGCGCGCTCATCTTCGGCGAGATCGTGCCGAAGATGATCGCCGTGCAAAACCCGACGCTCTGGGCGCGGCGGCTCGCACCGATCCTGAAGACCGCGCGCTTCGTCCTGCGGCCGGTCACGTGGTTTCTGGTCTTCGTCACCCATTGGATCATCCGGTTGTTCGGGGGCAATCCAACGGCGAAGGGCCCGTACGTCACCGAGGACGATATTCGCGCGCTCGTCACCGCCGGCGAGGAGCACGGCGTGATCGAAGAAGAGGAGAAGGAGATGATCCACTCCATCTTCGAGCTCGGCGACACGGTCGTGCGCGAAGTCATGACCCCGCGCACCGACATGGTCTGCGCGGACGTGGATCAGCCGATCGAAAAAGCGGTTGAGCTCGTCATCGAGCAAGGGTATTCAAAACTGCCGGTATTCGACGGCGATATCGATCACATCGTCGGCGTGGTGCATGACCGCGAATTATTGATCGCGGTGAGTCGCGGCGATCAGCACGGTGCGCTGCGGCCGCTGATGCGCCCGATCAAGGCGATTCCGGAGAACAAGAAGATCGACGAGCTGATGCGCGAGATGCAAGCCGAGAAAGTATCCGTCGCCATTGTCGTCGACGAGTACGGCGGGACGGCTGGACTCGTGACGATGGAAGATCTGCTCGAGGAGATCGTCGGCGACATCATGGACGAATACGACGCCGAAACGTCTGACAAGGCGCCGTCGCTCGAACACTTAGCCGACGGCGACGTCGTCGTGGACGCCCGAATGGGGATCGACGACGTCAACGAAAAGCTCGGTCTGAATCTTCCCACCGAGGATTTCGAGAGCATCGGCGGCTATACGTTCGGGCTTTTTGGCCGCGTGCCGCTTCCCGGCGAACAGGTGACCATCGACGGCGGCGTGACGCTTGTCGTAGAACGGACCGCGGGAAGAAGGCTTCTCAAGGTTCGAATCAAATCGCCCCTTGCGCCGAACGGTGTTAAACCGGGGGCGCGGTCGCGCGAAGCGGCCGAGGGATGACGTAGGAGGATCACGTGCCCAGATTGGACGACGCGCGCATCGACGAACTTGTCGTCAAGGCGTGGGAGGCGAGGTTGAACGCGTACGCGCCATACTCGCAATTCCACGTGGGTTCAGCGCTCATCGCCGCTGATGGCCGGATCTTCACTGGTGCAAATGTTGAAAACGCCTCCCTCGGTCTCTCGATGTGCGCCGAACGCGTGGCGCTCGGCAGCGCCGTCTCAGCCGGCGTTCGCTCGTTCGCGGCGATCGCGATTGCCGGCTCCGGACCCGACGGCGTCACGCCGTGCGGCGCATGCCGTCAGGTTCTATCCGAATTCAATGCCGATCTTATCGTTCTGCGCTGCCGCCCCGACGGCACGTACGGCAGACTGTCGCTCGCCGATCTCGTACCGTCCGCCTTCACGGGGCATGGAATCGGCGACGAGCGCGAAGCGCCGGTTCTGTCGGGCGTCTGAATCTAAGCCTTCGTCCGCCGGCGAGTCCTTCTGCCGCAGCGGCTGCATGACGTGAGATCGTTCACCGTCGAGGCCATCGTTCTTCGCAGGCGACCGCTCGGTGAGTCCGACCGGATTCTTACGCTCTTTTCGCGCGAACGCGGCAAATCGTCGGCCGTCGCAAAAGGCGCGCGCAAGACACAGAGCAAGTTCGGCGCGCGATTGGATCTGTTCAGCCGGGCGCGCATCACGCTGCACACAGGCCGGAGCCTCGACGTGATCACGTCTGCGTCGAGCATTGGCGGCGGGTGGGAACGACTCGTGGACCCCGACGTCTTCGCTTTCGCATCGTATCTGGCGGAATCGATCGATGGGCTCTGCGAACCTGGCCTCGCCGTGCCCGAACTCTTCGACGTCGTCGCCGAAGCGCGCGACGCGCTCGCCGCGGGACTTCGTCCTGGCGCTATCGCGGCCGCCGTCGACCTGAGGATCCTCGCAGTGCTCGGTGTCGGCATTGAACTCGATGCGTGCGCGCGCTGCGGGCAGCCCCTCGGGCGCCGCCCGCTTGCGGGCGGCCTCGCGACCCTGTCGCCGGCGGCGGGCGGTCTCGTGTGCCGGCGTTGCCTTCAGGCGGCGATCCAAGAGCATGACCGCGCTGACGACGCGAACGTTCGGGTAAGCGCAAGTGAGTTGGCAGCGCTTCGCGCGATCGGCGCGATACCGTTCAAAGAATTGGCCGACCATGAGGCGCTCGAGCCGCTCGCGCGTGCGACACACGCCTTCGTGCAGTTCCACGCCGGTAGACGCTCGCGCTCCCTCCTCGCCACAGCCAGCCGGACATGAGCGACGTCGTTCTCGGCTTGGATGTCGGTACGGTGCGCATCGGCGTCGCGGTCAGCGAGGGAGAAGGTCTTCCCGCCATGCCGCTCGCGACGATCGAGCAGCCATCGCGCGCGAAAGCGATCGGAGAGATCGTGCGGCTCGCGGTCGAACGCAATGCGAAGACGCTCGTGGTCGGTTATCCCCTCACGCTTGCGGGCGAGCGCGGACCCGCCGCGTTGAAAATGGACACGTTCATCGCGGAGTTGCGAAAGGCGTTTGGCGGCGAAGTGACGGCCGCCGACGAGCGCTTGACCAGCGCCGCTGCGAATAAGAGAATTCGGGATAGCGGTCTGAGCGGAAGCAAGCGCCGTCGCCTCGTCGACCGAATCGCCGCAGTCGAGATCCTCGACGGCTGGCTCGCGCGGCGCGGATCGTAGCTCCCGTGCGCATCGCACCGTGGCTTCAGATCGCGCTGGGCGCAGTTGTCGCGATATGCGTCGCGGCCGCGGCGTTCTGTTTCTGGGTCGCGTTCGCCGACACCGAACGGCCGGCACAATCCACGTCGATCGTGATCGCCGAGGGATCCAGCCTTTCCGACATTGCGCATCAACTGGGCGATGCCGGAATAGTGCGGTGGCCGATCGCGTTCATCGCGTACGAACGGCTGCGCGATCGGAATGCGACGATCCAAGCAGCGGAATACACGTTCGGTCCGCATCTCGCACTGCCGGCTGTGGCGACCGTACTGCTGCAGGGGGGCCGTCCGGCGACGGTCTGGATAACGATCCCCGAGGGTTTCACCGCGGACCAGATCGGCGCCGTGCTCCAAGCGCACGGCATCGGAACGAGATCGGAATTTGAAGCCGTCGTGGCACATACCGATCTGCGGCTCGACGGCGTACAGACTCGCGGACTCGAAGGCTATTTGTTTCCGGACACGTATCAGCTGCGCAGAGATGCGACGTCGCGCGATGCCGCCGATCTCATGACTGCGACGTTCATGCGTAAACTGCCCCGCGACTACCTCAGTGCGGCGCGCAAACTAAAGCTGACGATACCGCAGATCGTGACGGCCGCGTCTTTGATCGAGCGCGAAGCGCGGGTGGATGTTGAGCGTCCGATAATGGCCGGCGTCTACTATAATCGCTTGCGGCTCGGCATGCCGTTGCAGGTGGATGCGACGATCGAGTACGCGCTGCCGAACCACAAGACCGAACTCTCGCTCTCCGATCTCAAGATCGACAGTCCGTACAACACCTATCTCTACACCGGGCTGCCGCCGACGCCGATCGCGAATCCCGGAGCTGCGTCGTTGAACGCTGCGTTTCATCCCGCGACGACCGACTATCTGTACTACGTGTACAAGGGCGGCGGCCGGCATGCGTTTTCGACGACGCTGCAGCAGCAAGTCGAGGCCGAGCATAAGTACCTGCGCTAGATGAGCGTCCGGTTAGATGAACGCGCGCTGAAGAAGAACCCGGGGCCCGGGACGCGAACCGGGAAAACGTGAGCAGCGAGCAGTCCGCACACGCCGACGAACTCGAGTTGCAGGATCGCATCGTCGTCGCTGGTTCCGTTGATGGCCAAGCCACGAATTCGGCGGCCGAGCGCGAGTTCGAAGTGGTCGGCATTATAGAGGATTCCGATTCCGGCACGCGCTATGCAGTCTGCTATTGCGAGCCCGCTGACGAATTCATAGTGACGAGTAAGACGGGCGCTCTCGTCGAAGACGAGGCGCTCGCGCAAGAGATCCTCAACGACTTCCTCGACCAGGCTGCGGATGCTGTTGCGGAGGACCAACAATAGCGCTCCAGATCAGTCCTCGTGGACCGTCGGCGATAGAGCGGCCGCGCAACGTGTTGTTCCTCTCCGCCAGCGTCGGGGAGGGCCACACCGCCGCGGCGCAAGCGGTTTCGAGCGCGGTGACGGCCCGCTGGCCGGACGCGCAGTGCCATGTCGTCGATTCGTATCGTTACGCCTCGCACGTCTTCCACCGCGTCGCGAGCAACGGCTACATCGGCATGGTGAAGATGCTGCCGCACCTCTACCGCTATATCTACGATCAAGCGGAACGCGCCACGAAGGTGTCGGCGTTCAAGACCTGGCTCCATCATTACACCGCGGTCAATCTGCGCCAATATGTCGAGCGCCTGGCCCCCGATGTCGTCGTCTGCACGCACGCCTTTCCGTGCGGCGTCATGGCGGAGTACAAGCGGGAGTTCAAAGATGCGCCCCCCGTCGTCGGCATCGTCACGGATTTTGTCGTGCACCCGTTCTGGATACACAAGAACATCGATGCGTATGCCGTAGCCACAAGCGCCATGAAGCAGGCGCTCGTCTCGCGGGGCGTTCGCGCCGAGCGCGTCCGGGTCACCGGCATTCCTATCGACTGCAATTTTGCGCGCCACGCCACGAAAAGCTCCGCGCGCGACATCATCGGGATCGAACGTAACCGGACGACGCTGCTGCTCATGGGCGGCGGCCTGGGCATCGGGCCGCTCGAAAAGGCGCTTGTGGCGTTGGACGAAATGTCGCGTCCGATCCAGACGGTCGTCGTCGTCGGCAAGAACGCCCGTCTTGAACGCCGCCTCGGTGATGTGGCCCGCCGACTGCGCCACCCGGTCGTCGTGCGCGGTTTCGTGGGCAACGTCTGCGACTACATGCGCGCCGCCGATCTTCTGATCTCAAAGCCGGGCGGCCTGACGAGTTCGGAGGCGCTGGCCTCTGAGCTGCCGCTCGTGATGCTCAAGCCCTTGCCCGGACAAGAAGAACGCAACACGCGCTACCTGCAGGACCGCGGCGTCGGCGTGCTGCTGCAGTCGTCGCGCGATCTCGCGCCGGCCGTCGAGCGCCTGCTCGACGATCCGAGCGAAGTGGAGCGGATGCGTCGCCGCGCGCGTGCCCTTGCCCATCCCGATGCGGCACGCGCCGTCACGGACATCATCGCGCGGCTCTAGGCCGCGATCACTTGGCCGCTGTCAGAGCCGCAAGCTTAGCCTCGCCGTCGGCCGCCAACGCTTTCAGGTCCTGGTACGTGGAAAGTTCCGCCGCGGTCGGCGCTTCGTAGGCGTTCTCGAGCGAGTTGAGCAGGAAGCCGAGCTGTTCGCGCAGTTTCGACGGATAAACGACGTCGTACTCGCTGGAGCTTCCGTTCAACAGCACGAGGCTCGCGATCTCGGAATCGAGTTGCGCGCGTCTGTCGGCCTGCAACCCCGCGCGCGCCGTCATGGCGCGCGCGAGTGCGTGGTCGAGGTCGTTCATTGTGGCGACGATCTGCTGCTCGAGCGCCAGGCGCGCCGCAAGATCGCCCGCGGCGGGATGGACGCGCGGGTCGAGCGCGATCGTCAGCGTCGATTGAAGCTTCCGCGCCCCGTACTGCAGCACTACCGTATACGAACCGGGCAACGTCGTCGGGCCGTCTCCGGAGTCGGCAAAGTCGTCGGTCACGTCGTTGTTGTAGGTCGGCGGGTCGAACGCCGGCGCGTACCTGAGATCCCACTGGAACGCGTTCATGCCGGCCTTGACACCGGTGGCTTGCATTGCGGCGTGCGCGCGCAGCTGCTCGGCGTCCATGGCATCTTGCTGGTCTTCGGTCAGCTTCGGAGTGTGCTTGGCAGCGAGGTGCAGCGCAAAGCTGCGAATCGTCGTTCCGCCGGCATCGACGAACGACAACGTGAGCGGCTCGCGCCCGTTGTAATCCGCAGGCAGGTTGAAGAAGACGCGTGCGCCGTAGCGCGGGTTTTCGCCGGCATTCGGCGTCGGAAAGAAACCGCTGCCGTAGGATGCCGTGAGCCACGCCGTCTCCGGGCTGAACAGTTGGACGTCGGCCACGCTGTACGATGTCTGTCGCGCGAGCTGCTCCAAGAGCGCAAGATTATCGAGGATCCAGAACGCACGGCCGTGCGTGGCGGCGACGAGTTCTCCCTCGCGCGTGTCAACGGCGAGATCGCGCACTTGCACGCCCGGAAGATCGAGGGTCAGCGGCTGCCATTGTGCGCCGCCGTCTAGGCTTACGTACACCGTGCTGCGCGTGCCCGCGAACATCAGGCGCGGCTCGCGCGGATCTTGGCGGATGACGAAGACGTACTGGTCTGTCGGCAATCCGCTGGTGATCTGCGACCAATGCGCGCCGAAATCTGTCGTCTCGAATACGTACGGGCGATAGTCATCCCACATGTAGCGCGAGGCGGTGAGGTACGCCGTGCCCTTGTCGGTGTGCGACGGCTCGATCGAACTGATCTGCGCCCATTCGACGAGCTGGGGCGGTGTCACTGAGGTCCAGGTAACGCCGTGATCCTTCGTGACGTGCACCAAGCCGTCCGCGGATCCGGCCCAAAGAACGTTCGCATCAAGCGGTGAGACGGCAAGCGACGAGATGTCGGGAAATGTCTCGGCGCCCGTCTGATCGCCGTAGATGGGTCCGCCGGTCGGACCCTCCGTGCTCGGGTCGTTGCGCGTCAGATCCGGACTGATGATCTTCCACGTCTGACCGCGGTCGGTGCTGGAGAAGACCACTTGAGCCGCCACGAGGAGTTCATTGCTGTCGGCCGGCGAGAACAAGATGGGATGCGTCCAGCCGAAGCGATACTTCGTCTCGGCGGCCGATGCGCCGGCCATGTAGCGCGGGTACGGGCTGATGTTCTTTTCTTGCCCGGTGACCCGATTCAGCTGCACGAACGAGCTATAATAACCGGAACCGTACGTCACGAGCGGATCGGTAGGATCCGGCGCGATGAACGTGCTCTCACCGAGCGCGACCGAGTGCCAGTCGCCGATCGTGATCGCTCCGCCGACGTCGGCGCTCGCATACTCCCAGGCGCCCTCGTCCTGCGAAGCGCCGAAGAGGTGGAACGGGAACTGGTCGTCGAGCGAGACGTGATAGATCTGACCCGTAGGCTGATTCAGAATCGAGCTCCACGTCTCGCCGGAATTGACCGAGACGGTCGCCCCTCCGTCGTTGCCTTCCAACAAGATGTTCGGATGATTGGGGTTGATCCAAACGATGTGGTGGTCGCCGTGGGGTATGCCGTCGATCGTCTTCCAAACCTTTCCGCCGTCGTTCGTGACGTACAGTGAATCGACGTTCGGGGCATATGCCCGCTTTGGATTGGTCGGGTCGGCGAAGATCGCTGTGTAATAGAAGGCGCGCTGACGCAGCTTCCACTGATTATTGACGCGTTGCCACGTCTTGCCGGCGTCGTCGGAGCGGAAGACTCCGCCGTCGTTTGCCTGCGCGATCGAATAGACGACGTTCGGATTCGACTGCGCGACCGATACCCCGATCTTGCCTAACGTGCCGGTGGCATAACCGGGGTTCGAGGAGATTTTCGTCCAGTGAGCTCCGCCGTCGCTCGTCTTATACAGGCCGCTGCCGGGTCCGCCGCTCGTGAGCTTCCACGGCACGCGCTGCGCTTGCCACATGGCGGCGTACAACGTCTGCGGATCGTGCTTGTCCATCGACAGGTCGACGCCGCCGGTCCGGTCGTCGACGAAGAGCACCTTGCTCCATGACTTCCCGCCGTCGGTCGTTTTGAAGATGCCGCGCTCGGAGTTCGGCGCGAAGACGTGCCCCATCGAAGATGCATAGACGACATCGGGGTTGCGCGGATCGATCGCGAGCTTCGTGATCATGTGCGTCTCGCGCAAGCCGGCGTAGGACCATGTCTTCCCGGCGTCGGTGGATTTGTAGACGCCGTCACCCGTGTCGAAATCGCCGCGGATGTCTGCCTCGCCCGTGCCCGCGTAGATGACCTTCGGATTTGAGTCCGCTACCGCGAGCGCGCCGATCGGGTCGGCAACGCCGGGGATTTTGCCGTCAGTTATGTTGGTCCAGTTCTGTCCGTAGTCGGTGCTTTTCCAGACGCCTGCCTGCACACCGCCCATGTAGAAAAGGTCGGGATTGCTGGGGACGCCGGCGACGGCGACCACACGGCCCCCGATGTACGGACCGATGCTTCGCCAATGCAGCTTGCTCATGAGCTGTTGCGCCGGCGGCGTTGTTGCGGCGCTCGCCGCGGCGACGGCTGATGCGATGACGGTGAGCGCGAGGGCGGCGACGACGATTTTCTTCATATCGGCGTATCCAGCGACCAAGCAGCGAAAATCCTTTCGACGCGCGGGGCAGATAAGGATGAAGTTCGTTGAAATGCATAATTGCAGACAGAAAGCTCTAAAAATGCCCTGTCATCCTCGAAGCCAAAAGGCGTTTTGTGGTTGATCGCAGCCATTCCGTCGTCGCAGATCCCGTGGCTATTGTTGTATACGATCGTGCACACGAGTGATGTCAAATAGACGATGACCTGCTCCATATACTTGACGGTCCCATGAGGACTTACGTCCTGCCGCGCGGCGCATATTGCCTCGATTTGCCGTATTGTAAGTGGTCATGTCGGTGTTACAATGAAAAACGATTTATAGCACGAGAGGGCTTCTTACATGAGACTCATGCGTTCGTTTATCGCGTTGGCGATCGTCGGCATGGCGGCCGGATGTAGCGGTGCGCATTTCGTCGTGCCTCAGGCCGGGCAACGTGG contains the following coding sequences:
- the floA gene encoding flotillin-like protein FloA (flotillin-like protein involved in membrane lipid rafts), producing MSYLAILAAIVIFILFMMFLYYFPFGLWMSARFAGVPLGIFSLVRMRFMRVPPAVIVQNLITAVKAGVPVSTDLLIAHYLAGGHVDVVVQSLIAAQRAQVPLDWGQAAAIDLAGRNPQEALAAYVTPKVIETPIFQGVAKDGIQLNVKARITVRTKVERIVGGAGEATIVARVGEGVVAAVGSSLDYKEVLENPDHISKTVLSKGLDAGTGFEIVSIDIADVDVGRNVGADLQTAQAEADRRVAQAKAAERQYAALAQEQEMKAQTQAMRAKVVEAEALVPTAMAEAFRAGNLGVMDYYRMKNVLADTEMRQTIAGQPSGGQPSGGGPASPPAGPSTS
- a CDS encoding NfeD family protein is translated as MTKLVLPKSLRLFIAAAFIVGSIAPWFGISGRASADATVVGQKTIEVVDIDDVIDVGMAHRVERAISDAKNNGASAIVFRINTDGGAIDDAVDISDAISGAGVPTIAYVTSRAWSAGAFIALSCDKIYMQQGSSMGAALPITIGPNGESPVDEKFIAAFRSKVEGVAIAHHRDKTIAGAFVDPNIVVPGINHKGQVVSLNPSQAKQHGMADGIVGSLDAALADAGFSGAHLVVFAPNWGEGIAQFVTDPRVSGLLLTIGFLGILIELQTQHLIAGLVGFLALALFFGAHIVAGTSNFVILALFGLGIIGLLFELHVLPGHGISGIVGSMLILGSIVLAFGSGVWILGAETTAIALIVSIAIFILLLRWLPESAFGRRLAFAGVQAPSAGYVAAHELIELVGREGVAESMLRPAGVASVGGVRYQVQTEGDFIPPQTKVVVYRVQGATIVVKRAQSQR
- a CDS encoding hemolysin family protein — encoded protein: MTDPRLPALVGIIVLILIAGFFAASEAALLALSRLRILQRAQGSATDDLMRMHDERDLYLTTILVGNIIVLLAADSLATWLAIAIGISRPIFWATAGMTLGALIFGEIVPKMIAVQNPTLWARRLAPILKTARFVLRPVTWFLVFVTHWIIRLFGGNPTAKGPYVTEDDIRALVTAGEEHGVIEEEEKEMIHSIFELGDTVVREVMTPRTDMVCADVDQPIEKAVELVIEQGYSKLPVFDGDIDHIVGVVHDRELLIAVSRGDQHGALRPLMRPIKAIPENKKIDELMREMQAEKVSVAIVVDEYGGTAGLVTMEDLLEEIVGDIMDEYDAETSDKAPSLEHLADGDVVVDARMGIDDVNEKLGLNLPTEDFESIGGYTFGLFGRVPLPGEQVTIDGGVTLVVERTAGRRLLKVRIKSPLAPNGVKPGARSREAAEG
- the ybeY gene encoding rRNA maturation RNase YbeY; this encodes MPDASVDGPRVFLRGAGNRRLLSAAFLRRAVLATLAKAAPAVVGDITVVLTGDRKIRELNRTFRGIDRATDVLSFDIGDGLKRGEPFGDVVISIETARRQAREYDATLRTEVARLLVHGTLHLCGYDHQVPREAARMHGLTRRLLHTLTST
- the cdd gene encoding cytidine deaminase, coding for MPRLDDARIDELVVKAWEARLNAYAPYSQFHVGSALIAADGRIFTGANVENASLGLSMCAERVALGSAVSAGVRSFAAIAIAGSGPDGVTPCGACRQVLSEFNADLIVLRCRPDGTYGRLSLADLVPSAFTGHGIGDEREAPVLSGV
- a CDS encoding diacylglycerol kinase family protein, yielding MNALRSFAHAVADALDGIYQTLIEQSNFRIQIVLTILVVIGAIVLRFDLVKWAVIVLACGAVLTAELFNTGLEHGIDLFQPGNHPLARSAKHAGAGAVLMIAIAAAAAVTLAYSAALLGK
- a CDS encoding PhoH family protein, which codes for MKAKATALAQAEARMRVSIGGLDDRIRLFGQLDANLDALEHATGAQLHVQGDEIVLTGERSAVGAASSALRRMLASASSGRELTVEDVGHALAGEQSEAASIAEPLTVTRKGRPVRPRSAGQRDFVGAVAKHTLTFGIGPAGTGKTFLAVVLALEALRAGKVQRIILSRPAVEAGENLGFLPGDLQEKVDPYLRPLFDALAEVMDPQAVQRAVERGQVEVAPLAYMRGRTLSDSFIVLDEAQNTSDEQMQMFLTRIGSGSRMVVCGDDTQIDLPNPSSSGLLHAEELFTDAPDIAVVRLTEADVVRHPLIRTIIARYARRLR